A region of Thioalbus denitrificans DNA encodes the following proteins:
- the mobH gene encoding MobH family relaxase, translating into MLARLFQQSPLRKTRSTGEWLVVLNADSLLAPLRTLSEAIRSLVGVPDTHWDTLYRPLVESFAAWVQQLPASEAHHHAGPGGLLRHGLEVAHEVLRLRRSSLLPSGAPAEELARLQDVWTYACVTAALMHDIGKPMSDLRVALFDAAGRAQGLWAPLAGPMPPGFSYRVEFNRGRVYRRHGRIAPLLARHVVPVEGLNWLTSEPEVMDAWLAAIQGEYEEAGPLGVLVLKADGLSVARDLSGGMGTRMPTARARPLAERLLTALRHLLAEEALSLNRPGAAGFLADDTLWLVSKRVLDALREQMLREGQPGVPSRNDRLMDELQQHGLLVPNGDRAVWTCEVRVGDWSQRLTCLRFEADRLWPDADRRPAPLDGMVIPLDEGGVASSEQAGSGANESDGAGEPDPGAQSPDVASGSPGAGLTEPVGDASVDPVFSGLDPDPIEDLPLPFDQPPEGVDSPLREETRSPAAASAEAPRGGQTTSQPARQAAPPSPTFDTNDVGQRFLAWLREAIASGRVEINTPKARLHVLPEGLALVSPGIFRDFDPVHWDRAQKRLQKLKHHRKLPDGTNIWTCRVEKERKRSLIRAILIPDPERVLGVRLPPPNPVVSLVMPEDGQGG; encoded by the coding sequence ATGTTGGCGCGGCTCTTCCAGCAATCCCCTCTTCGTAAGACACGCTCCACGGGCGAGTGGCTGGTCGTGCTCAATGCCGACTCTCTCCTGGCGCCCCTGAGGACGCTATCGGAAGCCATCCGCTCGCTCGTCGGCGTCCCGGATACCCACTGGGACACGCTCTATCGCCCTCTCGTGGAGTCTTTCGCCGCCTGGGTCCAGCAGCTCCCTGCTTCCGAGGCACACCACCATGCCGGACCAGGTGGCCTTCTCCGGCATGGCCTCGAGGTGGCTCATGAGGTGCTGAGGCTGCGCCGCAGCTCGTTGCTGCCCTCCGGAGCACCTGCCGAAGAGTTGGCCCGACTGCAGGACGTGTGGACCTACGCCTGCGTCACGGCGGCGCTCATGCATGATATCGGCAAGCCGATGTCTGACCTGCGGGTGGCCCTGTTCGACGCTGCGGGGCGGGCTCAGGGGCTCTGGGCGCCTCTTGCGGGTCCCATGCCCCCAGGGTTCAGCTATCGTGTCGAATTCAACCGCGGTCGCGTCTACCGGCGCCATGGGCGTATCGCACCGCTCCTGGCACGGCATGTGGTGCCCGTGGAAGGGCTCAACTGGCTGACTTCAGAGCCAGAGGTGATGGATGCCTGGCTCGCGGCCATCCAGGGGGAGTACGAGGAGGCGGGCCCACTCGGGGTGCTCGTCTTAAAGGCTGATGGTCTTTCTGTGGCACGGGACCTCTCCGGCGGGATGGGCACGCGGATGCCGACGGCCCGGGCCCGGCCGTTGGCCGAGCGGTTGCTGACCGCATTGCGCCATCTTCTGGCCGAGGAGGCGCTATCCCTCAACCGTCCCGGTGCCGCGGGCTTTCTGGCCGATGACACACTGTGGCTGGTGTCCAAACGGGTGCTGGACGCCTTGCGGGAGCAGATGCTCCGGGAGGGGCAGCCGGGCGTGCCCTCTCGCAACGACCGCTTGATGGACGAACTGCAGCAGCATGGGCTGCTGGTGCCGAACGGCGACCGGGCGGTCTGGACCTGCGAGGTCCGCGTTGGCGACTGGAGTCAGCGGCTGACCTGTCTTCGCTTCGAGGCTGATCGCCTGTGGCCCGATGCCGACCGGCGGCCCGCCCCTCTGGACGGCATGGTCATCCCCCTTGATGAGGGCGGGGTTGCATCATCGGAGCAGGCCGGGTCCGGTGCAAATGAGAGCGATGGGGCAGGGGAGCCTGACCCCGGGGCACAATCGCCAGACGTGGCGTCAGGCAGTCCGGGCGCGGGCCTGACCGAGCCGGTGGGCGACGCTTCCGTGGATCCGGTCTTCTCTGGGCTGGATCCCGATCCCATTGAGGACCTCCCGCTGCCCTTCGACCAGCCCCCGGAGGGGGTGGACTCCCCCCTACGCGAGGAGACCCGCAGCCCAGCTGCCGCATCCGCAGAGGCTCCTCGGGGCGGACAGACGACGTCACAACCAGCCAGGCAGGCCGCGCCTCCCTCGCCAACCTTCGATACAAACGATGTCGGCCAGCGGTTCCTGGCTTGGCTCCGGGAGGCCATCGCCTCTGGAAGGGTGGAGATCAACACCCCGAAGGCCCGCCTCCACGTGCTGCCCGAGGGGCTGGCGCTGGTCTCCCCTGGCATCTTCCGCGACTTCGACCCGGTCCACTGGGACCGCGCCCAGAAACGGCTCCAGAAGCTCAAGCATCACCGCAAGCTGCCGGACGGGACTAACATCTGGACCTGCCGGGTGGAGAAGGAGCGCAAACGCTCCCTTATTAGAGCCATCCTGATTCCCGACCCCGAGCGGGTGCTCGGCGTCCGGCTGCCACCGCCCAATCCGGTGGTCTCCCTCGTCATGCCGGAGGATGGCCAGGGTGGGTAG
- the traD gene encoding type IV conjugative transfer system coupling protein TraD, producing the protein MGRPFDNRLRPVVEFVPATTLTGLGLILAWQPGIIAPLMPGVATGVAGVFVVTGLWRGVQGVRLVAYRRQLRRLPRYVLDGGRIPCSPSRLFLGRGFRWDQRHSQRLVEVRNPEARRYLEPGPLYRWARALEAAAERRRWLRGFARLTALDSRMNPLRPLPPVGGDPALHGVGLEDEEDVWLPLGERPGHTLVLGTTRVGKTRFAELVVSQDIRRGEVVIMMDPKGDLDLLRRMYAEALRAGKLERFHIFHLGFAELSERYNPIGEFARITEVATRTTAPLPSEGNSAAFKEFAWRFSNVVAQAVVGLGRKPDLKTLGRYVTHIEPLLVDYFTLWLDRQGPEDWRPTVDRLVADENFPKRLPPALKSRDRYAAALVAFYKERNLYDPVCDGLKSTFEYDKTYFDKLTASLLPLIEKLTSGRVGELIAPDYDDLEEQRPILDWNKVIREGGIVYVGLDALSDVEVAHAVGNAMLADLTSIAGRLYKHGHAYGLPGDPGRRPTINLHLDEFNEIVGDEFIPMVNKAGGAGIQVTAYTQTASDVEAGIGDRAKAGQVFGNFNNLVMLRVRNEETARLLTDQLPMVRVFTKVAESRTTDNNDPDSPVDFVSQNADRLAETEMEMLTPADLVSLPKGQAFALIEGGRLYKLRLPLAGADPFLPKDMEAIAAWVRARNGMEELPVEPLP; encoded by the coding sequence GTGGGTAGGCCCTTCGACAACCGGCTGCGCCCGGTGGTGGAGTTCGTGCCGGCCACCACCCTGACGGGGCTGGGGCTGATCCTGGCCTGGCAGCCGGGAATCATCGCGCCCCTCATGCCGGGGGTGGCTACTGGGGTGGCTGGCGTCTTTGTGGTGACGGGGCTCTGGCGGGGTGTACAGGGGGTGCGCCTGGTAGCCTACCGCCGGCAGCTGAGGCGGCTGCCGCGCTACGTGCTGGATGGCGGCCGGATTCCCTGTTCTCCCAGCCGGCTATTCCTCGGCCGCGGTTTCCGCTGGGACCAGCGCCACAGCCAGCGACTGGTGGAGGTGCGCAACCCGGAGGCCCGCCGGTATCTCGAGCCCGGTCCCCTCTACCGGTGGGCCCGCGCCCTCGAGGCAGCGGCGGAGCGGCGACGCTGGCTCCGGGGCTTCGCCCGCCTCACCGCCCTGGACTCCCGAATGAATCCCCTCCGGCCCCTGCCACCAGTGGGCGGGGACCCGGCCCTGCACGGTGTTGGCCTCGAGGACGAGGAGGACGTCTGGCTCCCCCTGGGGGAGCGGCCCGGTCATACCTTGGTGCTCGGCACCACCCGGGTGGGCAAGACCCGCTTCGCCGAGCTGGTGGTGAGCCAGGACATCCGGCGGGGCGAGGTGGTCATCATGATGGACCCGAAGGGGGACCTGGACCTGCTGCGGCGGATGTACGCTGAGGCGCTGCGGGCCGGCAAGCTGGAGCGGTTCCACATCTTCCACCTGGGCTTCGCCGAGCTCAGCGAGCGCTACAACCCCATCGGGGAGTTCGCCCGCATCACCGAGGTGGCCACCCGCACCACGGCGCCGCTACCGAGCGAGGGCAACTCGGCGGCATTCAAGGAGTTCGCCTGGCGCTTCTCCAACGTGGTGGCCCAGGCGGTGGTGGGGCTGGGGCGCAAGCCGGATCTGAAGACCCTGGGACGCTACGTCACCCACATCGAGCCGCTGCTGGTGGATTACTTCACCCTCTGGCTGGACCGCCAGGGCCCCGAGGACTGGCGCCCGACGGTGGACCGCCTGGTGGCTGACGAGAACTTCCCCAAGCGCCTTCCGCCGGCGCTGAAGAGCCGCGACCGCTATGCGGCCGCCCTGGTGGCCTTCTACAAGGAGCGCAACCTCTACGACCCGGTCTGCGACGGCTTGAAGAGCACCTTCGAGTACGACAAAACCTACTTCGACAAGCTGACCGCGAGCCTCCTGCCTCTCATCGAGAAGCTCACCTCCGGCCGGGTGGGGGAGCTCATCGCGCCCGACTACGACGACCTCGAGGAGCAGCGGCCGATCCTCGACTGGAACAAGGTCATCCGCGAGGGTGGCATCGTCTACGTGGGGCTGGACGCCCTCTCCGACGTGGAGGTGGCCCACGCGGTGGGCAACGCCATGCTGGCGGACCTCACCTCCATCGCCGGGCGGCTCTACAAGCACGGCCACGCCTACGGCCTGCCCGGCGACCCGGGGCGCCGGCCCACCATCAACCTGCACCTGGACGAGTTCAACGAGATCGTCGGTGACGAGTTCATCCCCATGGTCAACAAGGCCGGCGGCGCCGGCATCCAGGTGACCGCCTACACCCAGACGGCCTCCGACGTGGAGGCCGGCATCGGGGACCGTGCCAAGGCGGGCCAGGTCTTCGGCAACTTCAACAACCTGGTCATGCTGAGGGTGCGCAACGAGGAGACCGCGCGGCTGCTCACCGACCAGCTGCCCATGGTGCGGGTCTTCACCAAGGTGGCGGAGTCCCGCACCACCGACAACAACGATCCCGACAGCCCGGTGGACTTCGTCTCCCAGAACGCCGACCGGCTGGCCGAGACCGAGATGGAGATGCTGACCCCCGCGGACCTGGTCAGCCTGCCCAAGGGGCAGGCCTTCGCCCTCATCGAGGGCGGGCGGCTCTACAAGCTGCGTCTCCCCCTGGCAGGGGCTGATCCCTTCCTGCCGAAGGACATGGAGGCGATTGCCGCCTGGGTGCGCGCCCGGAACGGGATGGAGGAACTCCCGGTGGAGCCTTTGCCATGA
- a CDS encoding DUF4400 domain-containing protein, translated as MNDRRAGWWRLPLLTGLLMVLTLVVHLVYVAWPWPEAPRGTAPLRAAVAAEWSTVSDLVEGPAAEVIASVASGTYQVLFVWTGLDYLVRRAADPTPMEGANEAGRRFVLGTWMFFETAYYSVQLLGLRLGVLAVSLPLFAVAGLGGFLDGLIGWYLRRTGGGRESGFIYHRAKFALWGAVFLLWACYLVPPVALDPRWQIPPFVVLFGLGIRVATAWFKKYL; from the coding sequence ATGAACGACCGCCGCGCCGGCTGGTGGCGTCTGCCACTCCTCACCGGACTGCTCATGGTGCTGACCCTGGTGGTGCACTTGGTCTACGTCGCCTGGCCCTGGCCGGAGGCGCCTCGCGGCACAGCACCTCTGCGGGCGGCGGTGGCAGCCGAGTGGTCTACGGTTTCCGACCTTGTGGAGGGACCCGCAGCCGAGGTCATCGCCTCGGTGGCCTCCGGCACCTACCAGGTGCTCTTCGTCTGGACGGGCCTGGACTACCTGGTGCGCCGGGCCGCGGACCCGACGCCGATGGAGGGGGCCAACGAGGCGGGGCGCCGGTTCGTGCTGGGCACCTGGATGTTCTTCGAGACGGCCTACTACAGCGTGCAGCTGCTGGGGCTCCGGCTCGGGGTGCTGGCCGTCTCGCTGCCGCTCTTCGCCGTGGCGGGCCTCGGCGGGTTCCTGGACGGGCTGATTGGTTGGTATCTGCGTCGCACCGGTGGCGGACGGGAATCCGGCTTCATTTACCACCGCGCCAAGTTCGCCCTCTGGGGCGCCGTGTTCCTGCTCTGGGCCTGCTACCTGGTCCCACCTGTGGCGCTCGATCCCCGCTGGCAGATACCGCCTTTCGTGGTGCTGTTCGGCCTGGGGATCCGGGTGGCCACTGCCTGGTTCAAGAAGTACCTCTGA
- a CDS encoding tyrosine-type recombinase/integrase, translating into MKGDPRQNGLPSSLEALLDVAKLCGSSQKASTDDNNKERYMGKCAVKRKETTLEDLVDVYLEDRLLRPATVTTYREAVRRWVKETGIYELNGIERDVVLGWRNAILARARPETWNKYRRHLRALMNYAIDRGWTSSNPFKEVPPARTGHRLKKTVDSELLIRALKLLNTQADAEPEEGKLRPAWFWAMVIRAFYYTGVRRRQIVELRWGDFDMVNGVWRIRAETCKTHREWMVPLAPEVLEDLMTLYERTEARIGGKPSPAHQIYNVTLFYPKYKGRRMRVDQVGGFFHRLSKELGERITPHRLRHTMATLLAAQGDIRTLQELLGHTNISTTMGYVHPDVDRMRSLVSHLPGV; encoded by the coding sequence ATGAAAGGTGATCCACGTCAAAATGGCCTTCCATCCTCGCTGGAGGCTCTACTGGATGTCGCTAAACTGTGCGGTTCCTCACAAAAAGCGTCCACGGACGACAACAACAAGGAGCGTTACATGGGGAAGTGTGCAGTGAAGCGTAAGGAAACCACGCTTGAAGATCTCGTCGACGTCTACCTGGAAGATCGGCTCTTGAGGCCGGCAACCGTCACCACCTATCGAGAGGCGGTACGCCGCTGGGTCAAGGAAACCGGCATCTATGAGCTGAATGGTATCGAGCGCGATGTGGTGTTGGGGTGGCGGAATGCCATTCTGGCACGTGCACGCCCGGAGACTTGGAACAAGTACCGGCGCCATCTCCGGGCACTCATGAACTATGCGATCGATCGCGGTTGGACATCATCCAATCCGTTCAAGGAGGTTCCACCGGCACGCACGGGTCACCGGCTCAAGAAGACCGTGGATTCGGAACTCCTCATTCGGGCCCTGAAACTGCTGAACACGCAAGCCGATGCTGAACCGGAGGAGGGCAAGTTACGCCCGGCTTGGTTCTGGGCGATGGTGATCCGGGCCTTCTACTACACCGGCGTCCGCCGCCGGCAGATCGTCGAACTGCGCTGGGGTGATTTTGACATGGTCAACGGGGTCTGGCGCATTCGCGCCGAGACCTGCAAGACACACCGCGAATGGATGGTGCCGCTTGCACCGGAAGTGCTGGAAGATCTGATGACGCTGTACGAGCGGACCGAGGCACGCATTGGGGGAAAGCCTTCACCCGCCCATCAGATCTACAACGTCACCCTGTTCTATCCCAAGTACAAGGGGCGACGGATGCGGGTGGACCAGGTGGGTGGATTCTTCCATCGCCTGTCGAAGGAGTTGGGAGAGAGGATTACGCCCCATCGGCTGCGCCATACGATGGCGACCCTGCTCGCTGCACAGGGAGACATCCGCACCCTCCAGGAACTGCTGGGCCATACCAACATCAGCACCACCATGGGATATGTGCATCCCGACGTGGACCGCATGCGCTCTTTGGTATCCCACCTTCCAGGAGTCTGA
- a CDS encoding pyridoxal phosphate-dependent aminotransferase produces MDVQLSTRVQSIKPSPTLSITARAAELRAAGKDIIGLGAGEPDFDTPEHIKEAAIKAIRDGFTKYTAVDGTAGLKQAVIAKFERDNGLNYAPNQILVSSGGKQSFYNMAQALLNPGDQAIIPAPYWVSYPDMVLLAGAEPVIIPAGLEQGFKITPAQLEAAITPATRLFVINSPSNPTGAAYSRGEMAALGEVLLRHPQVLVATDDMYEHILWTGAPFVNILNACPELYDRTIVLNGVSKAYSMTGWRIGYAGGPAKLIGAMKKIQSQSTSNPASISQAAAQAALEGDQSCVGVMVKAFKERHDFVVETLNAIPGVRCRPSDGTFYAFPNVEGVIEGLDGVEDDLELAERLITDAGVAMVPGTAFGAPGCIRLSFATSMEKLDAALGRFRDFAAR; encoded by the coding sequence TTGGACGTGCAACTGTCGACCCGAGTTCAATCCATCAAGCCCTCCCCCACCCTGAGCATCACGGCCCGGGCCGCCGAGCTGCGCGCCGCGGGGAAGGACATCATCGGCCTGGGCGCCGGTGAGCCGGATTTCGACACCCCCGAGCACATCAAGGAGGCGGCCATCAAGGCCATCCGCGACGGCTTCACCAAGTATACCGCGGTGGACGGCACCGCCGGCCTCAAGCAGGCCGTCATCGCCAAGTTCGAGCGCGACAACGGCCTGAACTACGCGCCGAACCAGATCCTGGTCTCCAGCGGCGGCAAGCAGAGCTTCTACAACATGGCCCAGGCGCTGCTGAATCCCGGCGACCAGGCGATCATCCCCGCCCCTTACTGGGTCTCCTACCCGGACATGGTGCTGCTGGCCGGCGCCGAGCCCGTCATCATCCCGGCCGGTCTGGAGCAGGGCTTCAAGATCACCCCGGCGCAGCTGGAGGCGGCCATCACCCCCGCCACCCGCCTGTTCGTCATCAACAGCCCCTCCAACCCCACCGGCGCGGCCTACAGCCGCGGGGAGATGGCGGCGCTGGGCGAGGTGCTGCTGCGCCACCCCCAGGTACTGGTGGCCACCGACGACATGTACGAGCACATTCTCTGGACCGGCGCGCCGTTCGTGAACATTCTCAACGCCTGCCCCGAGCTCTACGACCGCACCATCGTCCTCAACGGCGTCTCCAAGGCCTACTCCATGACCGGCTGGCGCATCGGCTACGCCGGCGGGCCGGCCAAGCTGATCGGGGCGATGAAGAAGATCCAGTCCCAGAGCACCTCCAACCCCGCCTCCATCTCCCAGGCGGCGGCCCAGGCGGCGCTCGAGGGCGACCAGTCCTGCGTGGGCGTGATGGTCAAGGCCTTCAAGGAGCGGCACGATTTCGTGGTGGAGACCCTCAACGCCATCCCGGGCGTGCGCTGCCGCCCCTCCGACGGCACCTTCTACGCTTTCCCCAACGTGGAGGGGGTCATCGAGGGCCTGGACGGGGTGGAAGACGACCTGGAACTGGCCGAGCGGCTCATCACCGACGCCGGGGTCGCGATGGTGCCGGGAACGGCCTTCGGCGCCCCGGGCTGCATCCGCCTCTCCTTCGCCACCAGCATGGAGAAGCTGGACGCGGCGTTGGGCCGATTCCGGGACTTCGCGGCCCGCTGA
- the uvrB gene encoding excinuclease ABC subunit UvrB has translation MEQKFELASDYRPAGDQPEAIVRLAEGLEEGLAYQTLLGVTGSGKTFTIANVIQQLQRPTLVMAPNKTLAAQLYAEMREFFPRNAVEYFVSYYDYYQPEAYVPASDTYIEKDASINEQIEQMRLSATRALLEREDTIIVATVSAIYGLGDPAAYHGMVLHLKTGDQVDQRHILRRLAELQYTRNDLELGRANYRVRGDVIDVYPAESESEAVRVELFDDEVESLSFFDPLTGEVLRRVQRLTIYPKSHYVTTRQTVLDAIDAIKAELAERLEQLRQAGKLVEAQRLEQRTRFDLEMMQELGYCNGIENYSRHLTGRNPGDPPPCLFDYLPDAALLVIDESHVTIPQLGGMYRGDRARKENLVEYGFRLPSALDNRPLRFEEFERLAPQTIFVSATPGPYEEAHAGQVVEQVVRPTGLVDPEVEVRPATTQVDDLLSEIGLRVAADERVLVTTLTKRMAEDLTDYLGEHDIRVRYLHSDIDTVERVEIIRDLRLGKFDVLVGINLLREGLDMPEVSLVAILDADKEGFLRSDRSLIQTIGRAARNLHGKAILYADRITGSMRRAIDETERRRARQVAHNEAHGITPQTIRKAVRDIIEEVHAGSVGTPREYARVAEELAEYGRMGPEELARTLKRLEQEMYERARNLEFEEAARLRDRIHHIREQALGVTDLAAAG, from the coding sequence ATGGAACAGAAGTTCGAGCTCGCCTCCGACTACAGGCCCGCCGGCGACCAGCCGGAGGCGATCGTCCGCCTGGCGGAGGGGCTGGAGGAGGGGCTGGCCTACCAGACCCTGCTGGGCGTGACCGGCTCGGGCAAGACCTTCACCATCGCCAACGTCATCCAGCAGCTGCAGCGCCCCACCCTGGTCATGGCGCCCAACAAGACCCTGGCCGCCCAGCTCTACGCGGAGATGCGGGAGTTCTTCCCGCGCAACGCGGTGGAGTACTTCGTCTCCTACTACGACTACTACCAGCCCGAGGCCTACGTCCCCGCCAGCGACACCTATATCGAGAAGGACGCCTCCATCAACGAGCAGATCGAGCAGATGCGCCTCTCCGCCACCCGGGCCCTGCTGGAGCGGGAAGACACCATAATCGTCGCCACCGTCTCGGCCATCTACGGCCTGGGCGACCCGGCGGCCTACCATGGCATGGTGCTGCACCTGAAGACCGGGGACCAGGTGGATCAGCGCCACATCCTGCGGCGGCTGGCGGAGCTGCAGTACACCCGCAACGACCTGGAGCTGGGGCGGGCCAACTACCGGGTGCGGGGGGATGTGATCGACGTGTACCCGGCCGAGTCGGAGTCCGAGGCGGTGCGCGTCGAGCTGTTCGACGACGAGGTGGAGAGCCTGAGCTTCTTCGACCCCCTCACCGGCGAGGTGCTGCGCCGGGTGCAGCGGCTGACCATCTACCCCAAGTCCCACTATGTCACCACCCGCCAGACGGTGCTCGACGCCATCGACGCCATCAAGGCGGAGCTGGCGGAGCGGCTCGAGCAGCTGCGCCAGGCCGGCAAGCTGGTGGAGGCCCAGCGGCTGGAGCAGCGCACCCGCTTCGACCTGGAGATGATGCAGGAGCTGGGCTACTGCAACGGCATCGAGAACTACTCCCGCCATCTCACCGGGCGCAACCCCGGCGACCCGCCGCCGTGCCTGTTCGACTACCTGCCCGACGCGGCCCTGCTGGTGATCGACGAGTCCCACGTGACCATACCCCAGCTCGGGGGCATGTACCGGGGCGACCGGGCGCGCAAGGAGAACCTGGTGGAGTACGGCTTCCGGCTGCCCTCGGCGCTCGACAACCGGCCATTGCGGTTCGAGGAGTTCGAGCGCCTGGCGCCCCAGACCATCTTTGTTTCCGCCACCCCCGGCCCCTACGAGGAGGCCCATGCCGGCCAGGTGGTGGAGCAGGTGGTGCGGCCCACGGGCCTGGTGGACCCGGAAGTGGAGGTGCGGCCCGCCACCACCCAGGTGGACGACCTGCTCTCCGAGATCGGCCTGCGGGTGGCCGCCGACGAGCGGGTGCTGGTGACCACGCTGACCAAGCGCATGGCCGAGGACCTCACCGACTACCTGGGCGAGCACGACATCCGGGTGCGCTACCTCCACTCGGACATCGACACGGTGGAGCGGGTGGAGATCATCCGCGACCTGCGGCTGGGCAAGTTCGACGTGCTGGTGGGCATCAACCTCCTGCGGGAGGGGCTGGACATGCCCGAGGTGTCGCTGGTGGCGATCCTCGATGCGGACAAGGAGGGGTTCCTGCGCTCGGACCGGTCGCTGATCCAGACCATCGGCCGCGCGGCCCGCAACCTGCACGGCAAGGCCATTCTCTACGCCGACCGGATCACCGGCTCCATGCGCCGGGCCATCGACGAGACCGAGCGCCGCCGCGCCCGGCAGGTGGCCCACAACGAGGCCCACGGCATCACCCCCCAGACCATCCGCAAGGCGGTGCGGGACATCATCGAGGAGGTGCACGCGGGCAGCGTGGGCACCCCGCGGGAGTACGCCCGGGTGGCCGAGGAGCTGGCGGAGTACGGCCGCATGGGGCCGGAGGAGCTGGCCCGCACCCTCAAGCGCCTGGAGCAGGAGATGTACGAGCGGGCCCGCAACCTGGAGTTCGAGGAGGCCGCCCGCCTGCGGGACCGGATCCACCACATCCGGGAGCAGGCCCTGGGGGTCACGGATCTGGCGGCGGCGGGGTAG
- a CDS encoding glutaredoxin family protein: MFFRTVRLILGPFMLLWEKLTTPRGVVRPEAEQQRVEAEARGLALYQFRTCPFCLKVRRELRRLSLPVELRDAQHDPTHRRALGEGGGQVKVPCLRITDAQGRDTWVYESDAIIDYLHQRFGQVAE; this comes from the coding sequence ATGTTCTTCCGGACGGTCCGGCTCATCCTCGGACCCTTCATGCTGCTGTGGGAGAAGCTCACCACGCCCCGCGGGGTGGTCCGCCCGGAGGCGGAGCAGCAGCGGGTGGAGGCCGAGGCGCGCGGCCTGGCCCTGTACCAGTTCCGTACCTGCCCCTTCTGCCTCAAGGTCCGCCGGGAGCTGCGGCGCCTGTCCCTGCCCGTCGAGCTGCGCGATGCCCAGCACGACCCGACCCACCGCCGGGCGCTCGGGGAAGGGGGCGGCCAGGTGAAGGTGCCCTGCCTGCGGATCACCGACGCCCAGGGCCGGGACACCTGGGTCTACGAGTCGGACGCCATCATCGACTACCTGCACCAGCGCTTCGGCCAGGTGGCCGAGTGA